From the genome of Kluyveromyces lactis strain NRRL Y-1140 chromosome F complete sequence:
TCCAGCCAACAGTGGTTCTAGGTTTCTCCAAGTACGCTCTCATAATGATTAATAGATCATCGGATAATTCATCAgaaattttcttcaaaaggtCTGCGTATTCGTAGGCAGCCTTTGGATCATGAATAGAACATGGCCCAATAACTACAACTAAACGGTCGTCCTTCCCATTCAAAATGTCACATACTTTCTCTCTAGCTTCAACGATGATCTTTTTGGCCTTTTCACCGATGGGATATTCATGTTGTAATAAGTCCGGTGGGGTCAATGGATCATATCCCTTGATTCTCCAGTCTTCTAAACTACTTCTGTCCCCAATATGATCGTTAGTGATGAACATTTTTTACTACCCTGTTTTTACCGCAATGGTGGTATCAGTGAATGTCTTCTTGCCTCTATTGCTCTTCCTTTGGCAAATGGAAAAGAGTGGATGGCTCATCGAAAAGTGTTGTGATGATGTTCcatccaattttttttttcactttttgTGCAAAGAAATCATGCCTATATACATTTCTGGAAAAATATTATGAGtaacaatttgaaaagaaaaaaaaaaatttccaGTAACGACACAGAGTTTTGCCGAACCAGAAACAAGGTACGAATATTTATCATAGTCGCAGGGTGAAGTACCGTTGCTTATACTTTAGGTGcaacaattgaaaaattttgaagtttcAGTAAAAAGTACAGGTTAAATTTGTGCAATGTAATGTGTATTTGGTTCAAAGTTGGAGTTAGTTATACTGAATACGTCGGAAAAACTGCATGGCAACGGGTACTGCCCCAGGAATAATAAGTTTTGTGTCACGTGGTATGCGAGAATTCACCATTTATATCATTTCAAGGTTTTGTATTGGCCATAGTGTCTGTTATAGACCGGGGTCATTTCAAAAGCACATTTCCTGCCATTGACCATTTTTATCATTCACGAATCAAAttcatatatatgtatgGATATAGGTTTGTATGCACAGATTAGTTTCTAGAACGTGGCTATTTCTTCCCAACATATCGAACAGTAATAATCGAAGTTCATTGCGGGATGggcaaaagaagaatagTCAATGGTATATCACTCAATTGCCCATGTTGTTCATTCATGTCAACAGTTTGCCTTTGGATCGACTAAGGACCGTTAAATACAGAAATATATTAAATTGTTCGGTGATGATATAGAATGATATAGATTACATATAATACAGGTCGCTCTAAATACTGCTTCAATTATACTATTAACGATAGATTGAACAGCAGTGTACTGTGCGGTGATACatttattttcatttttgtttgtaGTTTTGTGTTATTCAGTTTGGATCCATCTTTCAAGAGAATGTTCAAGCATTGATCTAAGGCCCGCTTAATATAGAACAGCATAACTCGAACAAGCAACAACACATTAATGCTTTACAACACGTCCCGCAACACCCACTGTCCTGTCTTGGAGGAGCTTGCTGAACGTATACCGGCTGCTGAGGCTGTTGGTAGTACATtggctgttgttgttgctgatACACTGGTTGTTGATAGTACATTGGCTGTCGATGACGGCCCATTGTTGGAATTGTATTGTTTTATGTGATTTCCTAGATCTGCTTGCCTCTTTGGTTTGCTATTGAATGGATTAGGACTCCAACCGAACCTCTTCTCGACACTAAGTCGTCTCGTCAATActacttatatatatatatatatatatatataacaTGTAGGTTACGGCTGTAATAATGTTTCAAGTTCTAATCATAGGTATTTTCGATAGCTTTTTTCgaatgtttcttttctcCTCATTCGAAAGTTCTTTCTAAGCCTTGCGCGTCTGTGCACAAATCCTGCAGAAAGACTGAACAAGTGCACATCGGCAACTTAGCAGTAAAGGCTGAAAGATGAGTTCAGAAGCGGGATTCATGGTTTATTAAAGTTAGGCTTAGTTGTACAAACAGTGTAAGTATGAAATATGACaggaaaaaggaaaaaaaaccaCTTGTTGGGTCATATTAGGGTCATATTAGGGTTAAGATACATTCGGACCCTCTGGTAATAAAATGCTGTTAAAAATAACTTACTGCGCTATCAGCTGACAATCagctattttttttgaagtaAAGTATTTTACGGTAAGTTTGAGGGAAGTTATACCCCAGAAGATAAATCAATGTCATTGACATTTGCCATATCTAGTTATATTCTGTCCAAAGTTATACATCAGATGAATCGAaagatccaaaaaaaaaacatcCATGTGTAGTACGCCTAATAATGATTGAAGTTGGCTATAGCTTGATCAAACCCTTGTTCCCATTCCCACATATATTCTCCATCACCCTTACTTTTTATATACTGTACTCTTctgaaatatttccaaGCACAGGTTCTTCCTAAGAGTGAATTGTTAAATGTCGTGAACGATTCGATGTCCTTGATTGTATTGCGAAGAGCGTCCTCAAATCTCCAGTGTTCCATCTTGTCACCACCTTTGTCAGCCCAGTAGTTTTTGTGGTCTTCAACAAGTTTATTGATTGCACCATTGTCGGGTTTCTTCCACGTCGTGGGTCTGTTTGGAATAGCGCCTTTATTGACCATAGGAATATATCCCCATTCTCCTCCATCTCCAgattcaaattgaagagTCCAGAAGAACCATCCCCAGGATGCCTGCCTCTGGAATATACTTGTCTGTGCTTGTCCATATTTCTTCACAAGATCATCTCTGTTTCCGGAAGTCTTGTCCCAGCTTTGACCATCAATGACACAGGAAAACTCAGCTACTGTGAAATCTGCCTTAGACCTGTCAAATTGCACTGAGGATGATAAATCTTgaatcaatttttcaacgtTCTTGGCCTTGTCCGAATCGCTGAAGCATCGATACACATGTGAGTCGATTATAACGTCGGTGAatagttttttttcctgAACCCAGTCAGACCACTGTTGAGGCCACCAGCCATCTGAAATAACCACCGGTAAGGTACTGTTGATAGAACGCACTTTTTCGACAGCCTTTTCATAATAagatttttgtttcttacCGCTTTCATCAAATTGAGCTTCATTGACAATTTGCAATCCGATTAAATTTACATTTGATTGTAGATCTTGCACCACAAAAGGTATAACATTATCAACGATTGATTTGACGAAACTCgattcatcaaagaaagtaGCAGAACCACAGCTTTGTTCGCCACTATGGGCATCTCCATTAGCTCCGCCTGGTAATCCATGTAAATCCAATAGAACTCCAATTTTATTCTCATTTGCCAAAGAAATCACCTTTTTCACTCTGTCCCATGGTTTCGACTTGGAATAAACGTCCTTCAAGCTATAGAACTTCTCgccatttttcaataattcaCCATTTTTGACATGCCAATATCCAACAGGCAACCTAATCGCAGTACACCCAACTGATCTTAACCAATTCCAATCTACACGATTCAAATATGAATCATAATGATCAGATAATTTTTTGGCAGTGTCATTTGAGTTGCTTGCTTTGACCTGGTTTGTGATAGcatcaaattcattacCACCACCAGCAGAAAATAGACTATGGAAGATATATTGCTCTAGTACGAACATTGATCCGAAATTAACACCATAATTAGTTCTGTTCTGATAGAAAATTCGTTCGTCTTTCAATTCACCTGGTTGAGGTAAGTCCAAGAACGTTACTTCTCTTGATTTATTCAAAACCTTCTGTTTTAGCTTATCGAACATGATTGGCTCTTTAATATTTGAATACTAAATTATGCTTCAAGACAAGCATCCGATATGTGATCCCTTCACAAAAACAAATATCTCTTGAACCGAAGTATCCGTTACATTCAATGGTCTTTATAGGTTTAACTTAACTTAACTTCAACTTCCTCTACTTTTCCAACACGCCTCATCCAAAGGTGTATAAAATTCATCAGTAGCAAAGGTTTGGCTCttttaaaagaaatatgtCATAAAATGCAAGGTACTATCCAAATAAAAGCCCtttttttaaagaaatgaaatatctgTAGGTGTTTCTATGTAAAAAGGATTCGTAAAAAAGGTCTGTCAGTTTGGAAAATACAATACTCAGCGAAGCATTTTTGGAATACGTGCATACCCCCACAGGAGATTAGGTAGTGGGACAGAGCTATTTAAATTAATCGACAAATATCTAATAGGAGGGAATTTATTTTGAATTGCAGCCCTTTAATTTAACACGATGAAACCTAGATTAATATTGCTGATCAGACATGGTGAAAGTGAATCTAATAAAGATAAGAAAGTGAATGAACACACTCCAAACCATTTGATCCCGTTAACGAAGAATGGGAGATATCAGGCCAGAATGGCCGGTAtagaaattttgaaactgTTGAATGTCGACGACGATTCGATCACCAAGGATATTGAGGCTGAAGAGGATTACGTTGAAGATAGACCACAACTGGAGCAAAACTATCAAAGGGTGAAATCCACTAAGGATACGGATCTAGTATTTTACACCTCTCCATACCGTAGAACCAGAGAAACATTGAAAGGGATCATTGAGATGATTGATAGATACAACGAATTGAATTGCGGCATAAGAGTATGCGAGGGGGAAACGTATCAACCTTTGGGAACAAGAAGATTGGCACACTGGCAATGCCCCGTGTTTCCAAGTGCAGTGTTcgaaaataatgaaagcGTAACGAATTTTAAACTAATTAACAATACTGAGACCAATCCGAGTCTTATACATGAGGAGAAACATTTCCTTCACTACCGTGTGAAGGAAGAGCCTCGGATTAGGGAACAAGATTTTGGTAATTTCCAGAAGACTGCATCGATGACCGAGGTGATGAATACAAGAGCTAATTACGgtcattttttcttcaggTTCCCTCAAGGTGAATCTGCTGCAGACGTTTACGACCGGTGTTCAGGGTTTCAGGAATCGTTATTTCGCCATTTCGAGAAAAGTGGAGGGAAAAAAAGGGACGTGGTAGCTATTGTTACACATGGTATATTCTTACGCGTGTTCTTAATGAAATGGTTTAGATGGACATACGAAGAGTTTGAATCATTAACTAACGTTCCGAACGGTAGTGTCATCGTGATggaattggatgaaaagGATGACAGATACGTATTGCGGACAACATTGCCCAAATGGTGCTGAGGGAACGAAAAAGTAAACATTATTTGTAGCATTCATATCCAAACGTAATGAATTAATAAAATAAACTGATTTTAACCACTGAGGTAATATTTATCTGGATAATTGTGAGTGCTTGAATTACCTTCTATCTCACGTGATTTGATTCTATTGGACAAAAAGGGAAAGACCCTCCTGAGAGATTAAAATAATTACCCGGATCTAAGAGATTTCACGTTAAAATATACATCTCCTTCCGAGTACTCTTAGCTTCCACTATTTTAACGGGGCTATTCATGCGTTCCGGGTAATGAGGTGTTCCCGGAGCCAAAAATCATCTTCCTTTATTTCGCATCCTATAATGACGAAATGCAAAAACACCATGCGGGCACGAAGTTGggcttcttctttttccgGCTCACAGAATAGGACGCTGCCGATTGTCAAAGTCAATCAGTGTGCTGTCTGACAACCTGATAGTTGGTTCCATGGTTTTCAGTAACATACGCATACCTCCTGCTCACTTTGACTATAGGAAACAGACCATGGTGATTTCCATTCGATAATGTTTCTAAACACTTGAACTTTCATGTATTCTTTCGAACCTTCTTCgtatttttgttttatgtatatatatatatatatatgtgtataAATTTCATAGAAAGGTTTAAAGATCAATTGATACTCGTAACCACTTCTTTATCAGTCGAATTATTGGTTTATTGGTTTTGTTTCAAGGAAAACCAAGGAACAGcatcatcaattgattaTCATTCCCCTATTTCAACTAACACACACATAACTCACATACAATCATGGCTAGAACATTCTTCATTGGTGGTAACTTCAAGATGAACGGAAGCAAGGCTTCCATCAAGGAAATCGTTGACAGATTGAATGGAGCTTCCATCCCATCTAACGTCGAAGTGGTTATCGCTCCACCAGCTATCTACTTGGACCACGCTGTTGCATTAAACAAGAGAAAGGAAGTTAAAATCTCTGCTCAAAATGCATACTCCAAGGCTTCCGGTGCTTACACTGGTGAAAACTCCGTTGAACAAATCAAGGATGTCGGTGCTGAATGGGTTATCTTGGGTCACTctgaaagaagaacttaCTTCAACGAAACTGATGAAATCGTCGCCGAAAAAACCAAATTTGCTTTGGACAGCGGTGTCAAGGTTATCCTATGTATCGGTgaaactttggaagaaaagcAACAAAACATCACTCTACAAGTCGTCCAAAGACAATTGCAAGCCGTATTGGAAAAGGTTCAAGACTGGACTAACGTAGTCGTTGCCTACGAACCAGTCTGGGCTATTGGTACCGGTTTGGCTGCTACTGCTGAAGATGCTCAAGATATCCACCACTCCATCAGAGAATTCTTGGCTGAAAAGCTATCCAGAGATGTCGCTGACTCTGTTAGAATCTTGTACGGTGGTTCTGCTAACGGTAAGAACGCTGTTACCTTCAAGGACAAGGCTGATGTCGATGGTTTCTTGGTCGGTGGTGCTTCTTTGAAGCCAGAATTCGTTGACATCATCAACTCCAGAGTTTAAATTCACTCTGAGAATTCTCCCCTTCTTATATAATGAATACGATAGTTACCTAGGATTTTAAATTTCTATGTACCAATAAACGATAATAACCTCTATCAAGCTGGTAATAGCCgtgttgaattttttctaaACAAGCACTCCGTAGTATTTGGCTTTTGGGTATATTGGCAATAAGTCGGCCCATTGTACTACAAACTCATCCGCTAGTGGATACAATATCATTCCAGTCAAACTCAAGCGGTTAGTACGAGCCAAGGACTCTACATATACGATTTTAGACGGTTGCCACAAAAATATATGGTATAATTTGAGCCAAAATGTAATAATGCAGCATGTCCCGGGCCCATTGAGTAAAGTTAAATTGGGATGGCCTCGCATGGAGGACTTTATACGATATGTGAGTACCATAGATCTGATTGCAGTTTTAATGATAGATTTTATTGAACCTGCTAGTGAACTACCCACATCACGTGCTTTATCAAAGCGGTGATATATTACCTTTGCTCGTAATGTATTTGAAACAGAGATCTGATGtatcttgttcttgaactttATTATGCTATCATCATCCGAATAACCAACATGAATCGTAACTGCACTTTCAAGAAGCATACCTTGATAGTGTTCAATTAATCTTAACATCTCACCGGTATGGCCTCCAGAACCCAAGAAAATAAATAGaaccaaattcttcattctACCCCCTACATTATCCTTGTCTTTGGTCAGAGGACCCGCTTCTCTACTACTGTGGAAAATAGGAATCACCAAGCAGATTCGTACAAGAAGCAACGTCACACTCCATATCAACAAACACCATGCAGTAGTCAGCAGCATTATACACTAAGTGATATAATTGTAGGGCTTCAAAATGCACCGTAACAATTCGACAGCGGTAACACCCGACAGACGCACAGGAAAAACACCTAAGTAAAGCAAAGGGATAGAGGTTGATGTCAGAATAATACGCCTAGTAGACTTTATCGGGTCATAACTATTTCGTTTGAGAAACGGTCATAAAccattttattttgaacCTGCAAGTAAATTCATTCATGAAGTGCTGGTAAATGATAATGGATCTAGCATTAATCAAGGTCACGTGAAATAAATTCCCCGATATGGTAATTTTATGTTGGTTTCCTCTGCTTTTACAGTCTTACCATGCGGAAAAAAGTATAATCTCCTAATTGGGAAATAGCTGGTCTCCAGAGAGATGTAGACAGAAAGGTACTGTATACGCAACAGGTTAAAGCAACGTTTTAGAGACAATGATCGTACCTGAGAGAAAACTGGTTGTTTCCTCGAGTTACAAGCATATTACCACAGCGCAAATAACCAGCCcacattttttctttgtacATCGATATCACTGGCTGGTTCTTTTTCAGGTGACAAGACGCGAAAGCCAACTTTTAAACTTTTTCACTACGCGCTCATAGTGAATGTCAGTTGGAACGTTCAGCATGAAATCTCTGATTTACGTACATCtatagaaaaaaaaatgcagCAGGATCAAGTTTTGGTGAGCTCcttcatatatatatcaacttatcattatcattcGAACTGACCCCAACGCACCCTTCTCATCGTACATTGGTTTTGATCTCTTTCTGGATAAACAGTGAAAGTTGTATCTTTTGACTACTATTGAACGGAGTGTTACAAATCATATACTATCATCATGAGCAAACCAAGAAGTCAGTTGAAGCGCAGCACTGTTATCCTAGACGACAATATGGTACGCGAATACAAACTCGCTGTTGAGAAACTTGCGCCAGTGGATCAGAGAAATAATACTAATACCAGATCAGAATCTAGTAAGTCCATCACCTCCATGATGACGATGGACTCCGTattgtcacgtgataacTCCATCATGGACTTACTTCTGGAGCAACAGACGTTAGAGGATGAGAATGAGAATGATATGGAAGTGGTTTTTCTGACAAAGGATGATACGAATGCCGATTTAGACTGGAACATTTGGGAAGCAGAAAGCTATGTTCTCACCAGAACCTCACTAGAGTTTCAAACGAAATAGATTCCGTTTGAACGTTCTCAATGCATTTTTCCAGTTTTCCTTTCACACTGATTTGTGAAATATGAGTTAAAAAACTCAAAATCACGCATAAGCAAGACTTTACTGTGTAGACCACAGCGATTCTTTGTACATTACTGCTACTAGCCAGACTCGGTCAGTGTCCCTAAATATTAACTAATAATCATAATAATCATTATAATGGCACCATTACCGTGGATAATACGGCGGtaaattctttgaattaCATAACAGCTAGTGAGAGAATTTAACGCATACGGTTTTACCTACTGATTGTAATGCCTTGTTCAAAAAAATTACCGAACAGCCCATCTTATCCGCTGCGTTAATATTAGCCAAAGAACGCAACCCTGATTATTCATCCATGGTACAAACTTGTATTCTTGCGATGAGGCGTGTCTTCACCTGTAGATAGTGTTTGTCTTCGGTAATAGAAATTTCTGGACTCACGTAGAATTTTCTATTACCCGGCCCCTGGATAATATGTCGGAACACTAATGTCAGAATAAGGTTGTAATTGATGAGCTAGTGGATGAGGAATATAGCGACACTAGGTTTTAAGGGATACTTTTGGAAGTTAATGGAGCCAATTTCTCAGGTGATATGGGGTTATAGGGGGTGGAATCGTGGCATTAAGAACTTTCTTCCACTTTCTTTGGCAGCTTATAGAAGTTTTTGCTAATGTCGGTATATTCTTACTGGGGTCCTAATCGGACTACCTGTGAAGAGTATAAATGGAGAGCATCTAGAGTAATTCAACAGGTCAATTGCAAACTGTTCTTGCTGGTATTTTAGTGCTTTCTCTCCATAAACACTCACACAACTACCAAAGAACAATTATTTGGTTTTCATTATACTAGGTTTTTACAACTACTGCGCTAAAGCTTTAAAACAAATCATTACAATACTTCAGATTAAAAATGTCTTTTAACTCACCATTTTTGGAATTCTTCGACGCTATCAACCAAGAGGTTGACCAATTTAACAGATTGTTGAATTCGAGTGGAGTTGTTGCtccaaagaaaattgaaggtAATTATCCTGCTGATTCGAGACAGGTCGCAAAACAGTCCAAGAACAATAGTAACTCATTATCAAACTGGTTCAAAGACCCATGGTTTGCTGACCTAGGTCAAAATTTGATTCCTCCTTTGGACATCTTGGATCATGAAAAGGAATACGAAGTTCATGTTAGCGTCCCAGGCatcaaggaaaagaaagatattaACTTAGAGTACCACAAGGATGCCAATGAAATCGTCATATCAGGTGAGATCCCAGACGTGACAACTGAGGAGACCAAAGATTCTGCAAAGataagagaaagaagatatgGTAAATTTAGCAGAGTTGTCAGATTACCAGATTCCCCAGGTATCGACGTTGAAAACATCAAGGCAAACTACACTAACGGTGTCTTAGTCTTGAATGTTCCAAAATTGAAACCTACTGAAGAGGATAAGGCTAAGGTCTATAAGATTGAAGTTGGCGATGAAGCTGCTAAATTGTAAGTTCGTTCCGATGAGATTTTTGACTTATGATGAATGATAACAAATATTATGATAACAGCTTTACTGAAATAAATACATCTaatgattcaagaaatgCGAATATGTTGAACGTATTTCATTTTACTTAATCTATGTGTTATTCCACTGATTAATTCACATTTATAAGTTATTGTTGTGTTCTAAGCAGTGGTGGAAGTTATCGTATCGGCTTTCttggtttttctttggttttaGGTATAAActcaattcaattcatatatacatataaCTACTGTTCTAACAACCCTTTTTATATGCTTTCACCTACCCTATTTTACTCAAGAATATGGTTACTAGAGCGGTATTTCTGCTCTGAGAGCCCTTGTCTTTCAgaaatatttatttatatgATGCTAATGAAATAGATTATGCTATTGATTGATGTCGAATATCTTTTAATCGTATGCTATCTTAGTGTTGCAATATATAAACATGCTAAGCATAGTAAATGTATACAGTACATATTTACTGAGCTCCAATTGATGATGGCATTAGATGACTTCGAAGAAAACAGTGAATGTTAATCAGTTTTCGTTACCTAATCAACTTTCACGCAAGAGTAGATTTTTCTGACAAGAATTAAACTACTCAAAAATCCGATTGCACCTGTCACTAAACAACATAGACCACTAATTAGTATGGAGTAACCCAAGTATAAAACAATCGTTGTTAAACCTCCTAATCTAAACTTGGTGAAAAGTATAGAGTGACAGAAAACATAAAATGCACAACCGCATCCTCCGATAACGAAACTTCTCCATTGCCATTTCCAATTTTCCATACATAGCGAGTGATATGTCAAAAGAACGGTGATCAATGATGTTGTTAAGGCGAGCAATatgaaggaaaagaataaaaatcCAAACATGTAATAAATTTTGTTGAACCATAGAGAAGAGTAGATGAAATATAACTCAACGGCAATTGAACCGAATGGGAATATTCCTGCGAGTAATGCCACTGGAATAGTCTTTAAGTACCATGGTTGGAATGGAATTTGTCTTGCTATTTGGTTGGTCTTTGTTGGATGTTCATTCCAATTACATTTTTTCCATGCAATGACGGATCCGATAGCCGATAAAGGAATCGAGATAACGAACCATAGTAGAACTAATACAAGCATGGTCTGGAATGGAATAGCGCCTGAGGAGTGTACAAAGattaaaaaaaagttcAATCCGAGGACCACAGTCAAAATAGATCCTGGTACCAAAAGTGGGGTGAGCACGAGGTTCAACCTCCATGCTTTtccattgaagaacttgTAAGTGGCCATAGATGTAAAGGAACCGAAAGATCCAAAAATGGCATATAGCAAAAACATGACGGTAGACAAAGAACCGCGAGAACTTGGGGACAAGAATCCGAGACACGCAAATAAGATGGTTGTCGTTAACATTAGTGCTAGTTGACCACCAGAGCCAACTAGAACAGATAGAAGTAGTGCTTTGTTTGGGGAACGGAACACATCACCGTGAATCAACTTCCAAccagtttcttcttcgaaatcGGTGTCCAAGTTTAGCTCGTTGTAACGAGCTAaatcattcttcaaagcacTATACAATGAGTGCAACATAACAGAAGACAACAAAACAACAATAGTAGAGAAGTTTATCAATGAGAACCattgaatctttggatcGTAGACGTGTAGGTATTTATCCCATCTAGTAGCCCATACTGTGTCActcttgatgaatttaaCTGAGTATGTGAAATAAACTTCATTATCCTCGGTTTCGCTTAGTACCAAAGATTTACCCGTACTTTCACAACTATCAGGGCTATCACGTTTTATAGAAGCAGGATTAACGGTAACACCGACAATACGGTAGTTGTTCTCACCTCTGTCATGgtattcaatttgaatgTCGTAGTGATTAACAAAATATGGAATTTCCGTAACTTTATCCCCTGGAGATAACACGTTTTTCTTCGCGTTTAGCTGCAACTCTAATTCATCATGCAAAGACCTAGTGTCAGGCTCGTAATCCGATAATACATCAACAAGACCCAACTCAAATCCGTTACCGTAAAAGatcttgtttgttttggtGTCCTCCATTTTTCTTGCAGCAGGTAAACCATCAATGATCCAGTTCTGGAAAAATCCattcaagatcaatttGTTAATGAATTTTGCATCTTTGCCTGGGATCACTGACTTACACAACGATTGACATTCcacatttttcaacaattgtAACTTGAACGGAGAATTATAGATTCGATCACCGAAAATAATCGATCCCAAGGACTCTGGCTgctttttcaattctgctGGTTGACAGAAATGGAACTTCTTGTAGTAATAGTCATAAGAGTACAAAAATCCTTCTTTATCACCAGTGTCATGTTGATCTGTGTCGTAATGTTTATAAAATTGAGATGGAGTCAAATGATTGACCAATAACGGTAAATCATCGCCTTCATGGTATGTAGTTGGTGCCACGCCAGGTAAATAGAACGCTTCGACTAAAAGCGATCCTATGAGCGTAGAAACCAACAAGCTTCGCCACAAGTAAGTAAACATTGTGCAGAAGAACTGTTATTTATAATTGTCTCTCTTTTCACTTCTATTAAACAAAAAGAGATATCCCACGCAGTTGATAAGCCAAAAGTCCAGTTAAACAAAAATTG
Proteins encoded in this window:
- the MRX18 gene encoding 17-beta-hydroxysteroid dehydrogenase-like protein (similar to uniprot|P38081 YBR056W Saccharomyces cerevisiae Hypothetical ORF); this encodes MFDKLKQKVLNKSREVTFLDLPQPGELKDERIFYQNRTNYGVNFGSMFVLEQYIFHSLFSAGGGNEFDAITNQVKASNSNDTAKKLSDHYDSYLNRVDWNWLRSVGCTAIRLPVGYWHVKNGELLKNGEKFYSLKDVYSKSKPWDRVKKVISLANENKIGVLLDLHGLPGGANGDAHSGEQSCGSATFFDESSFVKSIVDNVIPFVVQDLQSNVNLIGLQIVNEAQFDESGKKQKSYYEKAVEKVRSINSTLPVVISDGWWPQQWSDWVQEKKLFTDVIIDSHVYRCFSDSDKAKNVEKLIQDLSSSVQFDRSKADFTVAEFSCVIDGQSWDKTSGNRDDLVKKYGQAQTSIFQRQASWGWFFWTLQFESGDGGEWGYIPMVNKGAIPNRPTTWKKPDNGAINKLVEDHKNYWADKGGDKMEHWRFEDALRNTIKDIESFTTFNNSLLGRTCAWKYFRRVQYIKSKGDGEYMWEWEQGFDQAIANFNHY
- a CDS encoding uncharacterized protein (similar to uniprot|Q6Q5X2 Saccharomyces cerevisiae YDR034W-B Protein of unknown function; green fluorescent protein (GFP)-fusion protein), encoding MGRHRQPMYYQQPVYQQQQQPMYYQQPQQPVYVQQAPPRQDSGCCGTCCKALMCCCLFELCCSILSGP
- the TPI1 gene encoding triose-phosphate isomerase TPI1 (highly similar to uniprot|P00942 Saccharomyces cerevisiae YDR050C TPI1 induced under stress conditions triosephosphate isomerase); amino-acid sequence: MARTFFIGGNFKMNGSKASIKEIVDRLNGASIPSNVEVVIAPPAIYLDHAVALNKRKEVKISAQNAYSKASGAYTGENSVEQIKDVGAEWVILGHSERRTYFNETDEIVAEKTKFALDSGVKVILCIGETLEEKQQNITLQVVQRQLQAVLEKVQDWTNVVVAYEPVWAIGTGLAATAEDAQDIHHSIREFLAEKLSRDVADSVRILYGGSANGKNAVTFKDKADVDGFLVGGASLKPEFVDIINSRV
- the DET1 gene encoding acid phosphatase DET1 (similar to uniprot|Q7LHX4 Saccharomyces cerevisiae YDR051C Hypothetical ORF); this encodes MKPRLILLIRHGESESNKDKKVNEHTPNHLIPLTKNGRYQARMAGIEILKLLNVDDDSITKDIEAEEDYVEDRPQLEQNYQRVKSTKDTDLVFYTSPYRRTRETLKGIIEMIDRYNELNCGIRVCEGETYQPLGTRRLAHWQCPVFPSAVFENNESVTNFKLINNTETNPSLIHEEKHFLHYRVKEEPRIREQDFGNFQKTASMTEVMNTRANYGHFFFRFPQGESAADVYDRCSGFQESLFRHFEKSGGKKRDVVAIVTHGIFLRVFLMKWFRWTYEEFESLTNVPNGSVIVMELDEKDDRYVLRTTLPKWC
- the ALG14 gene encoding N-acetylglucosaminyldiphosphodolichol N-acetylglucosaminyltransferase anchoring subunit ALG14 (similar to uniprot|P38242 Saccharomyces cerevisiae YBR070C ALG14 Essential protein required for the second step of dolichyl-linked oligosaccharide synthesis; involved in N-linked glycosylation; similar to bacterial glycosyltransferases) is translated as MLLTTAWCLLIWSVTLLLVRICLVIPIFHSSREAGPLTKDKDNVGGRMKNLVLFIFLGSGGHTGEMLRLIEHYQGMLLESAVTIHVGYSDDDSIIKFKNKIHQISVSNTLRAKVIYHRFDKARDVGSSLAGSIKSIIKTAIRSMVLTYRIKSSMRGHPNLTLLNGPGTCCIITFWLKLYHIFLWQPSKIVYVESLARTNRLSLTGMILYPLADEFVVQWADLLPIYPKAKYYGVLV
- a CDS encoding uncharacterized protein (conserved hypothetical protein), which produces MSKPRSQLKRSTVILDDNMVREYKLAVEKLAPVDQRNNTNTRSESSKSITSMMTMDSVLSRDNSIMDLLLEQQTLEDENENDMEVVFLTKDDTNADLDWNIWEAESYVLTRTSLEFQTK